The segment ttttcctgtccgaggagggttttctttctttgtccaCCTCAGAGAAGACCAAGCCATTGAAGTCCCGCCTGCCTGGCATCACAGGGTATTTCTGGTTAGAAGGAACATCAGGGGGACTGTGGTACAACATGGAAGTTGCATCTTGAGTGGTCCTGGTGTGTACCTGAATACTTTCAGTCCCACTTGTTTTCTCGCTCTCCAGCTGCATGGCATGTGCCTGCTATGGGaagggccaggctcttttcagtgttgcccagcaacaggacaaggggcacggggcacaaactgcagcacaggaagctCCTTCTGAGTCTGGGGAAGAACTTCcttaccttgagggtgacagagccctggaacaggctgcccagagaggctgtggagtgtcctctggagacattcagcCCCCGTCGGACATGATGACAcgcaacctgctctaggagagcCTACTGTACAGCGGGGGCTGGagtagatgatctccagaggttccctcCAACCCTGACCATGCTGTGATGTGTTCTTGCAGTATCCTTGCAGCGATGTGGTGGTGGACGTGGTATAACTGTGCATGGAGAAGAACCTCTTTGTCCTGTGTAGGAGGATGCCATAGCTGCTGAACTTTAGTGTTGTCTTTCTCTAGGCATACCTGGGGAGGGAAGAACATCTGGAGCAGAtatttttggggtggtggttgGAGGGCCAAGGAgcggctggtgctggtggtgcgTGGGCAGTTTACTTCATGGACAATGCTGCGCTCATCTGTGCTGGTTGGTTTGGACCATGTTGGGTGGCAGTGTTTGAGTGAtgtatctttttgtttgttaacTGGAGTGCTGGAGTGCAGAAGGCCTAGGCCCGTGCGCTCTGTGTGAGATAGGTCCCCATGGCCACTGGTGTGTAAACACAGTTGTGGTGTCCTGTGTCAGTTGTGGTGGTTGTAGGAGAGCAATGAGCAGTCCTGGGCATCTccagtgggttttttgtgttggaaaagacctttaaggcatcgagtccaaccattagcccagaactgccaagtccaccactaaaccatatccctaagcaccacatctatgcattttttaaagacctccagggacagtgattcCACCGTCTCCCTGGGCAGTCTGTCCCAGTGCTCCACCACCCTGTCAGTGACAACGTTTTTCCCGacacccaacctaaacctccccggCACAGACTGACGCCgtctcctcttgccctgtcacttgtcacctgggagaagagaccgacccccctgcctacaccctcctgtcaggcagctgcagggagccacaAGGTGCCCCcaagcctcctcctctccaggctgacccccccccccagttcccccagccgctccccaccagccttgtgccccagccccggcaccagccccctgcccgtctctggacacgctgcagcccctctgcgtccccctggcagtgaggggcccaacctgaacacaggagtcgaggggcggcctcgccagtgcccagtgcagggggacagcactgccctggccctgctggccacgctgttcccggcaccagccaggatgctgctggcctccttggccacctgagCACAGGgctgtttggtattttttaagGTTTCTTGGGTGAGGTTGGTAGCACTGAGATGCTATCCCTTGTCCAAATCTCCACAGGCCTTGGTGGTCCTCTCTTCACCTCTTTGAGGTGAACCATGTCCACAGGACCCTCCTTGCTTCTAAGTGCGGTGGTATTGCTGAATGGTTCGTTGTGATATGGGGTGGTGATTTGGAGGTGGCTTTCATGTTTTGGCAGTGAGGGAGGGTGGATGGTGGGAAAGGAgtgtgcagggcaggcagcatgTCATCAGGACAAGTGTGTGCTCCGGGCATCTTGCATTAGTGAAAGATGCCTGTGGGcttgaagggctgtggtgggtccCTAAGAGTGGACTCCTGTATGGAGCATTTGACCAGGGCAGGAGGCATCTATCAGTGGGACAGGCTGCCAGAGGGGTGgtcatccctgcctgccttaCAGAGACCCCGTCTTTGCCTGTCAGGTACATGAATGATGAccacctcttttctttttcttctgttttgtttttgcaaaaagTCTTTATTTCCAAACAAgtgaataaatacataaatatagcAATATAGATATTAatggttaaataaataaataaataaataaataaataggtttCTAGATTTCTGTGGTGAATAGTCACTGGATGAGAGTCTCACAGTCTGTGGGGACCTTCCCCTCCATCAGGGGAGGCTGCAGTCTGGACGGGCAAGATAACAGTATGTATAATAAATACCACCACACTCCCCATTGCCTCACAGTTGTCCatgagcaggcagcacagcaatttcctcctccttcctttccagtGAAGGTGTGGCCATGGTGCCCATGAGCAGACAGTGccacagcctggccccagcctcaCCATGGTCATGCCCATCTCTCCATCAGTGCCGGGTCGTGGCCAGAAGAGGTGTGAGCAGCACCGAGAGTGCCAGCCTGGGctactgctgctcctgctcaaTCTGTGGCCACTGGCGTTGGCAGGCATGGGTGGGCTTGGtggtgggcaggagcagctcagctctTCATTTGCCGTATGAGTGTGTCCAAGCGTTGGAAGCAGGCACGAGCTTCAAGGCGGACGTGGTCCCAGGCACAGGCGCTGTAGTTGTGGGTGTGGAGGAAGTCCTGGATGTGCGTGAAGTACCTGTTGATGCTGAGCAGCAGGTTGCGAGGCCCTTGCCTTTTGAGGAGTGTCCTGTTGGCTGTCGGGCATTGCTCCAGGCGTTGGATGTAGTGCTGTAGGTGGTTGAGGAGGTGGTGGCGTGCGCCGGTGTCCCAGTGttgtggggtgctggggctgctgagggTGTGGAAGAGGTGCTGTAGGATGCGGagggcggtggcggcggctTGCTGTGGGTGGCTGGTGTGGAGGAGGGTGTCGGGGAAGCGGAAGGGCGCCTGGtgttgctggcagggctgtgtcgggctgggagCCATGGCCTGGAGGAGCCGGAGGCCGTCCCAGGGGAAGGTGTCGTCGCCGGGCCGCAGGTGGTGGCAGGCGAGGGCGGTGGCGAGAGCCgtcaggaggagcaggagcggCGTGGCGCCGTGCGTCAGGCGGGGCTGCGGGGTTGCGGGCGCTGTCATGGTGGTTGGGTGGGTGTCGCTGTGCAGGAGCCCGGGCAGGCTTGGTGGTGTTGCGGGTGGTCGCTGTGCTTGGTGTGGTGCCGGGTGGCCGGTTTTATGTGGTGCTGCCATGGCTTTCCTTTCATCATCATCGCATCTAAACAGAATttccctgttttcattttcatttttacttccaGTCTACTTTCTCCTGAGGGCTTGTGAACAGGAGATGGCTTAGGGAAAAGGGGTTGGTtctttcccagtgctgctgttggggtgcagggggagccTTGCTCCTGTGCTGTTGTGGTTCAACGGGAGATGTGGAAGCAGGACAGCAGAACCTTTTaaggcagctgtgctgaggatgTGTTTCAGggtttcccttttctttgcttttagagTTGGCTTTCTTGGTTTGTATTTTCAGGTTTCTCTGCCTACCAACAtccttttttcttattcccTGCTCTGATACTGTTTGTATATATGAGTTATTGcatattttccttcatttcttattgaaaaatattttcagtttgtgtgtctcttttttttcttgttttccttttcctttctgtagcGTCTGCAGCTTTGCTGGTCAAAGa is part of the Falco biarmicus isolate bFalBia1 chromosome Z, bFalBia1.pri, whole genome shotgun sequence genome and harbors:
- the LOC130142240 gene encoding interferon-like, encoding MAAPHKTGHPAPHQAQRPPATPPSLPGLLHSDTHPTTMTAPATPQPRLTHGATPLLLLLTALATALACHHLRPGDDTFPWDGLRLLQAMAPSPTQPCQQHQAPFRFPDTLLHTSHPQQAAATALRILQHLFHTLSSPSTPQHWDTGARHHLLNHLQHYIQRLEQCPTANRTLLKRQGPRNLLLSINRYFTHIQDFLHTHNYSACAWDHVRLEARACFQRLDTLIRQMKS